CGCCACAATGGTCTGACAGGAAGGATTTTTGCAATCCAGAACCCGCAGCACGTTCTGTTCAAAGCGGCGCTGACAATCTTCGCACAAATCATCAAAGGACGGGTTCAGCGCATCGCGCAATCCCTGCGCCACGGCCTCGCGTTCCTGCACCGTGCCCCGTGTATTAATCTGAACCCGACAGCGTTTTAACCCCCATTCTTCCAGCAAATGCACCTGCATAGCAATGCATTCGGCATCAGCCAGAGCATTAGGATCACCCAGCAGTTCTGCGCCGGTCTGATGAAACTGGCGACGGCGTCCGGCCTGCGGACGTTCCGCCCGAAACATGGGGCCGATATAATAAATTCTTTTGGACAGGCCCTCCTGTCCGCAGGATGAAATATAGCGAATGGCACCGGCCGTTCCTTCCGGACGCAATGTCAACCGCAGTTTTCCCTGATAATCCAGGGTAAACATCTCTTTCTGCACCACGTCGGTGGTATCGCCCAGCGAGCGAACAAAAAGGGCTTCCCTCTCTAAAACAGGCGTGCGAACCTCTCCCAAATCATAGCGGGAAAAGACCCCTCGCGCGGTGGATTCCAAGTGCTGCCAAAGTTCGATCTCCGGGGAAGCCAAATCCGACATGCCTTTCACCGGCAATACCTGATCTGATGCCATAATTGCTCCTCTATATAGGTTAAATTTGAAAAAGCGGCTTGCGTATCGTTATGAGTCAAAAATGCTGACAAGCGCAATAAAAGGGATAATAAAAAAGCCCCTGACGGGGCTTGTCAAATGCTATCGCTCAAATACCTAAAAAAAGGGTAATTATTCGTCTTCATATTCGGCTTTTTCGCCGCGAATCAACTGCTTCATAATCTTGCCGGACTTAAATTTAACGACTTTGCGCGGCGGAATAGTAACCACATCTTCCGGTTTGTTGGGATTGCGGCCAACGCGTGCTTTGCGTTCTTGAACTTCAAAAACACCGAAATTACGAAATTCCACGTTCTCACCATCGGCCAGACTTTCCATGATGTAATCCAGAGACTTCTGCAGCACGGTGTATACATCCTGCTGTACAAGCCCAGTCTCGTCCGCAATGCGAACGACCAAATCGCGTTTCGTTAATGTCATACTTTATTCTCCTCAGTTATTTTGAATCATCGCGTTAACTATGAAAAATAACACAAGATACGTCAAGCAGAAATGATTAACTTAGAAGATGTTAATACTTCAACGGCTTATGTAAGTATTGCAGTCAAGCGCAGTCAAACGTTTTGATCACCCGTCTTTCCAGTCAAGAAGCTGTTGATTCCAGCGACGCCAGTCGTCCCTTCCGGGCAAGTCGGCAATATCCTTTAGACCAAAATGCTCCAGAAAGGCTTTGGTTGTGCCAAATTGAGCGGGATGCCCGGGTAACTCGCTGCGCCCCACAGTTTTTATCAGATTCATTTCTTGCAGCTTTTTGATCAGCGCGTCCACAGCCACCCCTCGAACAGATTCAATATCCGCACGGGTCACCGGTTGCCGGTATGCGATAACGGCCAGTGTTTCCAGTGCGGCTTTTGTAAGTCTTCGAGGCTTAGGACGTTCCAGAAGCTGGCGTACCCAGGGGGCTGTCGCTCGTTCATTATGAAGCCGGTAGCCCCCGGCCGCATCGGACAGGGTCATCCCGGTATTCCCCCTTTCCAGCTCTTTTTTTATCTCCTCCACGGCATGGCGTACTGCAGCCGGCGTCACAGCCTCTTCCGGTGCACGTAATTGGTCTTCTTGCACTTCGCTAATAATGCGTAAAATGCGTGATATCGACAGCGGCTCCGTCGATGCATAGAGCAGCGCCCCGACAATGTGTTTCAGCGACGGGGCCGGAGGTGATGCTAAAACGTTATTATTCTCTTTCATGCCATTCCTTCCGATCGCGCCACAACAAAATGACACCACAGCTGCTTTTCTGAATCACGCGAATCCAATGCATACGAATCAGTTCCAGCAATGCGAGAAAGGTGCAAACCACTTCGGCCATCGAATGTAATGAGGAGAGCAACGGGATGAAGGCCTGTTCTCTTCCGGCGTGCACCTGCTGCCGAAGCCAGTCCATCTGCTGTGCGACGGTCACCGTCTCTTCAAATGCCACATGCATATCTTGCTGCTGTATGCGCTGCATCACATCGGACAGTGCGGAAAGCAGATCCATCAGATCGACATCCTCCACCTGCACATCCGGAACCGCACCCAGCTCGGCGAAATACACCGCATCCCGAGGCACGATAAACGATTGATCCTCTTCCATGACCGCGAGTTCCGCAGCGGCATCTTTGATATGCCGATATTCAAGCAGCTGACGCACCAGTTCTTCTCTGGGATCGTCAACCATCGGCCAATCGGTGTCTTCGTCGGATTTCTCATCGGGAAGCAACATGCGGCTTTTGATCAGTATCAGCGTCGCAGCCATCACCATAAACTCCCCTGCCACATCCAAATCCAATGTTTTCATGCATTCCAAATACGCGATGTACTGCGTTGTAAGTTCTGAAATAGGAATATCATAAATATCCAGTTCATTCCTGCGGATCAAGTGCAGCAGTAAATCCAGCGGTCCGGCAAAGACATCCAGACAAATGGGTAATGAAGGGATCATGCAGCCACTCAG
This window of the Spartobacteria bacterium genome carries:
- a CDS encoding histidine--tRNA ligase, coding for MASDQVLPVKGMSDLASPEIELWQHLESTARGVFSRYDLGEVRTPVLEREALFVRSLGDTTDVVQKEMFTLDYQGKLRLTLRPEGTAGAIRYISSCGQEGLSKRIYYIGPMFRAERPQAGRRRQFHQTGAELLGDPNALADAECIAMQVHLLEEWGLKRCRVQINTRGTVQEREAVAQGLRDALNPSFDDLCEDCQRRFEQNVLRVLDCKNPSCQTIVAALPNVVTFMSDDSQAYFKEVQHMLELLDVPYTVNPRLVRGLDYYEHTVWEISHDALGAQDALSGGGRYSIPVEKKAVNGVGFAIGMERIQTALAGEGILPEQFAGKPDVFLVSLGDAALKENMRTAQQWRRDGLACALHTTARSMKAQMRAADRSGAAWVVIRGDNELSEGACQLKNLSAGEQSAVSIDAVPGLIR
- a CDS encoding HU family DNA-binding protein, with product MTLTKRDLVVRIADETGLVQQDVYTVLQKSLDYIMESLADGENVEFRNFGVFEVQERKARVGRNPNKPEDVVTIPPRKVVKFKSGKIMKQLIRGEKAEYEDE
- the scpB gene encoding SMC-Scp complex subunit ScpB, with protein sequence MKENNNVLASPPAPSLKHIVGALLYASTEPLSISRILRIISEVQEDQLRAPEEAVTPAAVRHAVEEIKKELERGNTGMTLSDAAGGYRLHNERATAPWVRQLLERPKPRRLTKAALETLAVIAYRQPVTRADIESVRGVAVDALIKKLQEMNLIKTVGRSELPGHPAQFGTTKAFLEHFGLKDIADLPGRDDWRRWNQQLLDWKDG
- a CDS encoding segregation/condensation protein A, with the translated sequence MVQENPGKDLCAQCDYFGHRCLAAGPCCPAAGEVSGEGDGRGIHSPLETVSCRRAFALADRPVSVYCAFLSGCMIPSLPICLDVFAGPLDLLLHLIRRNELDIYDIPISELTTQYIAYLECMKTLDLDVAGEFMVMAATLILIKSRMLLPDEKSDEDTDWPMVDDPREELVRQLLEYRHIKDAAAELAVMEEDQSFIVPRDAVYFAELGAVPDVQVEDVDLMDLLSALSDVMQRIQQQDMHVAFEETVTVAQQMDWLRQQVHAGREQAFIPLLSSLHSMAEVVCTFLALLELIRMHWIRVIQKSSCGVILLWRDRKEWHERE